One Entelurus aequoreus isolate RoL-2023_Sb linkage group LG09, RoL_Eaeq_v1.1, whole genome shotgun sequence genomic window carries:
- the LOC133656826 gene encoding uncharacterized protein LOC133656826 isoform X3, with product MSTCQLDSSTGDNFLAPHHGEGCIHMPSPAPALNMQRVTQVLTTLGHHSDNYKDALKIMQQYGKGCDTSDLQSEAENEELPEKRNRKPVHRLGDSDDSEEDPGNSDLTSLGLASQLHRQTPPSHRVPARVMSTGQLDSSTGDNFLAPHHGEGRIHMPSPAHALNMQRVTQGTAVPPRLPPPPSPAALNMWQTEEPGSSLAYRPTWRGGRKADNISCSAPEVIHILSLLETIKHNQDQLIAKVNFLSLE from the exons atgagtacttgtcaactcgactcctcaactggagataactttctag cacctcaccatggggaaggatgtattcatatgccttcaccagcacctgcattaaacatgcagagagttacacaag ttcttaccaccttggggcaccattcag acaactacaaagacgcattaaaaataatgcaacaatatggaaagggctgcgacacctcagacctgcaatctgaggcagagaacgaggagctgccagaaaaaaggaacaggaagccagt ccatcgtctcggggactcagatgatagcgaagaagacccgggaaatagtgacctcacatctctggggttggcaagccaattgcacaggcaga ctccaccgtctcaccgagtgccagcaagagtcatgagtactggtcaactcgactcctcaactggagataactttctag cacctcaccatggggaaggacgcattcatatgccttcaccagcacatgcattaaacatgcagagagttacacaag gaacggcggtccctcctcgactccctccacccccctcaccagcagccctcaacatgtggcagacagaggagcctggatccagcctggcctacaggccaacatggcgagggggaagaaaggccgacaacatttcctgctctg cgcctgaggtaatccacatccttagcctgctggaaactattaagcacaaccaagaccagctgattgcgaaggtaaacttcttaagccttgaatag
- the LOC133656826 gene encoding uncharacterized protein LOC133656826 isoform X1, with amino-acid sequence MYSYAFTSTCIKHAESYTSSYHLGAPFRVPFHLIKFIMNRDIAVVPSGWYDDRMVFWPSYKNTDRIERAALNEEQHEPNWPKFDVSVVRTCDNYKDALKIMQQYGKGCDTSDLQSEAENEELPEKRNRKPVHRLGDSDDSEEDPGNSDLTSLGLASQLHRQTPPSHRVPARVMSTGQLDSSTGDNFLAPHHGEGRIHMPSPAHALNMQRVTQGTAVPPRLPPPPSPAALNMWQTEEPGSSLAYRPTWRGGRKADNISCSAPEVIHILSLLETIKHNQDQLIAKVNFLSLE; translated from the exons atgtattcatatgccttcaccagcacctgcattaaacatgcagagagttacacaag ttcttaccaccttggggcaccattcag ggtgccttttcatctgattaaatttataatgaacagggacattgcggttgtcccaagtggatggtatgatgataggatggttttctggcccagctataaaaacaccgacagaattgaaagggcagctttaaatgaggagcagcatgagccaaactggccaaaatttgacgtttctgttgtccgaacttgtg acaactacaaagacgcattaaaaataatgcaacaatatggaaagggctgcgacacctcagacctgcaatctgaggcagagaacgaggagctgccagaaaaaaggaacaggaagccagt ccatcgtctcggggactcagatgatagcgaagaagacccgggaaatagtgacctcacatctctggggttggcaagccaattgcacaggcaga ctccaccgtctcaccgagtgccagcaagagtcatgagtactggtcaactcgactcctcaactggagataactttctag cacctcaccatggggaaggacgcattcatatgccttcaccagcacatgcattaaacatgcagagagttacacaag gaacggcggtccctcctcgactccctccacccccctcaccagcagccctcaacatgtggcagacagaggagcctggatccagcctggcctacaggccaacatggcgagggggaagaaaggccgacaacatttcctgctctg cgcctgaggtaatccacatccttagcctgctggaaactattaagcacaaccaagaccagctgattgcgaaggtaaacttcttaagccttgaatag
- the LOC133656826 gene encoding uncharacterized protein LOC133656826 isoform X2: MYSYAFTSTCIKHAESYTSSYHLGAPFRVPFHLIKFIMNRDIAVVPSGWYDDRMVFWPSYKNTDRIERAALNEEQHEPNWPKFDVSVVRTCDNYKDALKIMQQYGKGCDTSDLQSEAENEELPEKRNRKPVHRLGDSDDSEEDPGNSDLTSLGLASQLHRQTPPSHRVPARVMSTGQLDSSTGDNFLAPHHGEGRIHMPSPAHALNMQRVTQGTAVPPRLPPPPSPAALNMWQTEEPGSSLAYRPTWRGGRKADNISCSAPEVIHILSLLETIKHNQDQLIAKVL; this comes from the exons atgtattcatatgccttcaccagcacctgcattaaacatgcagagagttacacaag ttcttaccaccttggggcaccattcag ggtgccttttcatctgattaaatttataatgaacagggacattgcggttgtcccaagtggatggtatgatgataggatggttttctggcccagctataaaaacaccgacagaattgaaagggcagctttaaatgaggagcagcatgagccaaactggccaaaatttgacgtttctgttgtccgaacttgtg acaactacaaagacgcattaaaaataatgcaacaatatggaaagggctgcgacacctcagacctgcaatctgaggcagagaacgaggagctgccagaaaaaaggaacaggaagccagt ccatcgtctcggggactcagatgatagcgaagaagacccgggaaatagtgacctcacatctctggggttggcaagccaattgcacaggcaga ctccaccgtctcaccgagtgccagcaagagtcatgagtactggtcaactcgactcctcaactggagataactttctag cacctcaccatggggaaggacgcattcatatgccttcaccagcacatgcattaaacatgcagagagttacacaag gaacggcggtccctcctcgactccctccacccccctcaccagcagccctcaacatgtggcagacagaggagcctggatccagcctggcctacaggccaacatggcgagggggaagaaaggccgacaacatttcctgctctg cgcctgaggtaatccacatccttagcctgctggaaactattaagcacaaccaagaccagctgattgcgaag gtgctgtga